The Candidatus Moraniibacteriota bacterium genomic interval CCAATAATTTCAAGGATGCGAGATAGGAAATTTTTTGAAAGGGAGAAAATATTTCTTTCACTGCCAGCTGAAGAGGATGGAAAACATTGGCTGGATTTAAAAAAATAAGCAGTCCGCAGGCGGCCGCAATTAAAATGACTTTAAAAAGTTTTGTGGCTAAAAATTTCCGAAACATATACTTCTTTTGCTAAAAACTGTCTAGAAACGCAACAATTTATCCTGCTCGTTCTCTACTAAAATATCTCTTAAATTTTCCAAGTCCTCCAAGACAATTCCAGTGCCCCGAACCACCGCGGTAAGAGGGTCCTCCATCATCCGCACCGGCATTTCGGTCTGATTAGCGATTAATTTATCCAGTCCTCTGACTAAACTGCCGCCCCCGGCTAAAATTATTCCTCGCTGCATCACGTCAGCTAAAAGTTCCGGCGGAGTCTCCTCGACAACCGTCTTAATGCTATTGACTATGATTCTGATTGAACGGGACAGCGCTTCTCTAATCTGCTCATCATTAACGATTACTTCCTTGGGAAGGCCGCTTACCAGATCCCTGCCGCGGACCGGAAAGGTCATTGCCTCCCGCTGCGGATAGGCGCTGCCAATGGCGATTTTAACATCCTCGGCTGTTTTTTCTCCTATTAGGAGGTTGAATTCATCGCGGCAATAGCGGACGATGTCCTCGTTCATTTCGTCTCCAGCTACCCGCAAACTCCGGCAGATTACCACCCCTCCCAGGGAGATAACCGCAATTTCCGAAGTTCCTCCTCCAATGTCAACCACCATATTGCCCGCCGCTTCCGTTACGGGAAGACGGGCTCCGATCGCCGCCGCCATCGGCTCATCAATAAGATAGGCCTCCCGGGCGCCAGCGTTAGTGGTAGCGTCAATAACGGCTTTTTTTTCCACTTCAGTGATTCCTGACGGGATCCCGATTAAAACGCGCGGCCGGGGTAAAAGAGAAAAGGACTCTTTGTGAACTTTATCAATAAAATATTTGAGCATTTGCTCGGTCACTTCAAAATCACTCACTACCCCGCCAACCAAGGGGCGCGTGGCCACGATATGCCCCGGTGTTTTTCCCACCATCTGCTTGGCTTCTCTGCCAATGGCCAGAATTTGCCCCGTCCGCTTGTTAATCGCTACCACCGAGGGCTCATTGATAACAATGCCTTTCCCGCGCACATAAACCAGGGTATTGGCTGTTCCCAGGTCGATGCCGATGTCTTTAGAAAGATTGCCGAAAATATTGCCGGTTATTTTTCTTAAAATTGCTTTAATTTTTTTCAGCATACGAATTTTCACAAATAAAAAAGCGCGTAGACCATTTTGGCACGTTTTTATTTTTGTTTACCTTGCTCTATATATAATACTGAAAATAACGGCGGATGTCAAAGTACCAGAAAGTCAATTGTTTACAACTTTTACATTGTTTGTCATAATATAGAAGTAATTGGATAACAAAATAAAAAGATGAAAAAACAAAAAATTCCTACTGGTATTGGGGTAATTATAATTTTAATTGTCACTATTACGATTGGAGTGTTCGTGTGGAAAGTTGAAAAAAATCAATTAGCGATAGAGCAACCACAGGTGCCACAAGTAAATCAAAAGTATAATGCAAAAAACAATAATCAGTCAGATGAAAAAGCTCTAGAAGATAGTAAAATAACAACCAAATATACAAATAATACTTATGGATTAGAGTTTGAATATCCACAAAATTTAGTAATTTCCCAGGATGCAACTGATAGCCTTTTTGGGTTAAGTGATCGACCAGACGGGCATTGGGTAATTAATGTAAGTGTTTCCGCTAACACAAATAACTTCTCGTTAGTTCAGGCTTTTAATAAGGAACTAGCTAGATATAAAAAACCAGAAAGAAATATTATCACTTCCGATATAATTGTAGGCGGTAAGCCTGCAAAAAAATTCTCAATTCAAAATCCTACCGATAACGGGAATGCTGTGGTTGTTATTGTCGACGGAAAAAATATAATAACCATATACGGCACCGATTCCACTACATTTCTTAAGACAATTTTTGAGACCGTGCTCAATTCTTTCAAATTTATAAAATAAAAAATCTTTAAGTTTTATTAGAAAAGGGCAGAACTCATTAAGTTCTGCCCTTTGGTTTATATTGGCACGTTTGCCAAAGTTTTCTACGGAGTGTAATAGATATATCCAAGAATGTCAGAGTTGTTTATGTTCACTGTGTGGTCATGGACAATTCCATCTTCGTTCAGGTTGGAATCGTGAATAGACATAGTGCCTGCACTTTCATTGATAGAGGTAACTATTCCAACATGACCATTCGGCATGGTGTCTGTTTGAGCAAATGCGATAATGGCTCCAGCTCTGGGTTCTTTGCCTGTAGCATACCCTTTAACATTCGCTTGGGCAAAGCAATTTATAGCAGAGTAGGTACACACGCCGTCTGGAAGATCTGTCTCATATTCGACATAATTGAGACACCATCCGCCTGTTTCATTTTCGGCTTTTCTGAAACTCCCCGCCGCATTTCTGAACGTCTTAAAGAACTTCGCCGTAATCGTTGTGCTTTCGCTTGGCGTTATTGCATGGGGATTTTCAATGCCCAGCCAGTGACCGAAAGCATAACCTTCATTGGCATTGGCTTCAAGGCTTGCTTGTAAAATTTGACTGATCGAATATTGGCAAGTGCTGTTCTCATCAACGTTGCAGGAAATACCGCTGCCCGTTACGTTGCCACCTTCCAAGGGATCAACAACTATGGTGAGTTGAGCAGGAGGCGTAACTGTGTTTGCCAAAATTAAAGAATGGCTACCGCCCGAAGAATAAATATCACGAGAAGTCGACCAATCTGTATAAATTGTTGACAAGACATAATTTCCTCCTCCACTATCGGAAAAAACGCTATTTATATAGCCATAGCCGACGGAAAACCTGTTTGAATATCCGCAACTTTCCATATTGACGTTACAAGAAGTACCGTACCACACATACCCGCCAGTCGAGCAAGAGGGATTGAACTGATGAGTGACATTTGTTACATGATTTGTGCCGTAGCACTCTGAATTGTAAAAAACGCCTATGTAGGTACCTGCAGAAGCTGAACGAGCAATAAAATAATCGGTGTAAGTATAGCCTCCTTTTGTCATCGAGCCAGAATATTCAAATGCAAAAACATTTCCAGAGAGATGGAGCAAACATATACAAGTCAGCATCAATACTAAAGCTAACCTTTTCATCACTTCCTCCTTTTGGGTTTCAAGTTTAAAACAGGTTAACATTCTTTGCTTCCGAACTACTTCACAAACGCTATGCTTTTACCTCTTTTCTTAATGCTAAAAATGTTAAGGTACAATTTTAAATATATAAACAAACGACAGGATTGTTAATAGTGCAAATGCAATAGGCACTACCGCTTTCTAAAGGCCATACTTCCTCTTATTTTCATTATGTTCTTCATAAGTGGCGGAAAAAATGGTTTCTCCCGTTTCCGGATCGCTTAGAAAATAGTTGTAGTTGGATTCTTGGGGATAAAGAGCGGCTTCAATTGATGAAAGGCCGGGGTTGGAAATCGGGCCGGAAGGAAGTCCCTGGTGAAGATAGGTGTTATAAGGAGAATCAAACTGGGTGTCGGCATAAGAGTACTGCGCTTTGCGGGTTCCAAGAACATAAGCCAGGGTGGCGCAACTTTCCAACGGCTTTCCGTTTTCCAGGCGCTTCCAAAAAATTCCGCTTACGATTTTTCGGTCTTCCTCGCTTCTCACTTCTCCTTCAATGATGCTGGCCATAATAACAATTTCGTTCAAGCTTTTTCCCCTGGCCAGCGCGTCCGCTTTCATTGGCGGCGTTATCTTGGTATTGAATATTCCCAGTAATTTCACGGCAATATCTTTGGCTGTCGCGTCTTTAGCAAAAAAATAAGTGTCTGGAAAAAGATAGCCCTCAAGGTTTTTTATGCCATCACCGGACAGAAAATTATAATTTTCGGCCAGTTCTTGGGGATTACTGGCAATTGCCAAAAAATCATCTCCGGGAAGCCCGTTGGCCTTAAGCCGCTCGGCCATCTGCTTTGATGTCCATCCTTCGGGAAAAGTAACTTTTATAAATTTTGTCTGTTCTTCTGCCAGAATGAGGGCGATTTCCGGAATGGTCAGCCCGCCAGACAGTTCATAGTCCCCCGGAAGGATTTTATTTTGAAGTCCGTGAGTTCTAAGATAATAATAAAAATAAATTTTTCCTGTTATCAATCCTTCTTCCTTTAGTCGTGAAGCAATCAAAACGTTCCTCTCTCCTTTTTTGACTGTAAAAATTTTTGTTTCCCGGTAACTCCCGTGAGAAAAATAAACCTGCTGGCGGAAATAAAAAAAACTCCCTACTATCATAGAAAGAATGATAAAAACTGCTATAAACTTTTCTATCTTTTTGTTAAACACTATTTGAAGCTAGATTAAATATTGGTTTCCTGAATCAGGGGAACGAATGAAAATCCCGGATATTCTTCTTTGTAAAAATCGTCTTCTCCTTTTTTTTCAAGATACCAGATGTCGTTGTGCACCGGAACCACCATTTTGCCTCCGATTTTGAGCTGTTCTTTAAGTAATCGGGGAACTTCACTGGTCGCCGCTGAAACCAAAATACGGTCATAGGGCGCGTTTTTCGGAAAACCAGCGCTTCCGTCAGAACAGTAAAATTCCGTGATTCTCTTCTTTATGAAACCGTATTTGTCGGCGTTCTTTTTTCCAAATTCACAGAGTTCGGAAATCCTCTCCAGTGCCGTAACTTTTCCTTTGGGTCCTACAATATAGGAAAGCAACGCTGTCGTCCAACCCGATCCGCTTCCCACATCCAAAATGTTTTGTTCCCGGCGCGGATCAAGAAGCTCAAACATAATAGCCACTGTCAGCGGCTGGGATATCGTCTGCCCATAACCGATAGGAAGAGGGATATTAACTTCGGATTGATTCTCAAGATCTTCGGGAACGAATTCTATTCTGTTTATTTCCGAAAAGGCGTCAATGACGAGATCGGTTTTCAAGTAGCCGTTCTTTATTAAATCATTAACCAGCTTGCTCATAAAATAATTTTGTAACTTTATAACTAACCACAAATAACTAACAACTTTTAAAGCTAAAAATCCAGCAATAATTCGTTGTTGTAAGTTGTTGGTTGTTAGTTATAATCCAATGACTTGAACTATGATATCTCTTTTTCTTGCTCCGTCAAAGTCAACCGCGAAAATGCTCTGGCGGGCTGTGATCAGCAGTTTCCCTTTTTCTACCGGAATTGTTTCGCTTATTCCCGTAAGCAGTGATTTGCAGTGGGAATGGCCATTGCTTCTTCCGTCAGAGAGCTTGGTCCGGCGCAGTTCAAAAAGATCGTGGGAATACTGGTCATCAATCGGAACCAGTTTGTAAAGAATGCGCATAAAATCCTGAAGAAGCATCGGCTCGTTGTAATTAACGACAATTCCCATAGTCGTATGGGGAGCGTAAATGAGCGCCTGCCCCTCGCGGATTCCCGACCCGTCAATAACTTCCTGAACCTTGTCGGTTATGTCTAAGAATTCAATCTGGGTTCTACTTTCAACGTTTATTTTTTGTTTGTATATCCTCATAAGTTTTCTACGAATTAACTGTCTACTAGCCCCCCTGTTCGACGTTTATCTCTTGTTTGTGCATCTTCATAAAATTTTCTTAGTAATTAGTAAAGATTACTGTTATTTTACCACAATTTGTCTTTTTATCAAAGAAGCGACTATTACCTTTTCAGTTTTAGCTTTTTATACGTACTTCCCGCCGCCACTGCTCCTTCGGCTACGGCCGTGATAATCTGGCGGAATTTGTTAGAGCCAGTGGTGACATCACCGGCGGCGAAGACATTTTCTATGTTAGTCGCTTGGGTGCGATCAACTATGATATAACCCTGCTCGTCGGTTTCAATTCCTAATTCTTTGGCAATGGCGACACCCGGCACTGAACCAATTTCAATAAAAACGCCTTGAGCAGGCAATTCTTTTTTGGCGCCCTGAAATTCATATGACACCGCGGTAACTTTCTGGTCGCCTTTAATTTCGGCTACATTACTGCAGCAAACCAGCTCTATTTTGGGATTCTTTTTAATTTGTTCTTCCCAAACCGGTTCGAAAATATAATTATCCCGATACAATACATAAACCTTACTGGCAAATTCCGCGACGTGGAGAGCCGCCGTTGCTGCCGCGTCGCCCCCGCCGATTACCACTACGTCCTTCCCGCGGAAAAAGGCAGCGTCGCAAGTGGCGCAATAGGAAACGCCTTTGCCGACAAATTTATCCTCGCCGGGGATGTTAAGTTTTCTCGGCTTCATGCCAAGAGCTAAAATAATGCTTTGGGATTTATGGCTTTTTCCATCCTCGGTAAAAACTTCAAACTCTCCGTTATTTTTTTTGACACCGCCCACGACTCCCTGAATTATTTTTCCTCCCAGATTTTCCGCCTGTATTCTAAATTTTTCCGTCAGGTCTCTGCCGGAAATTTTTTCGTAGCCCGGATAATTTTCCACCTGCCAGGCGTTCACCGCTTGGCCTCCCATTTCAGCGCCGATTACCAGATGATTAAGTTTATATCGGCTGGCGTAGATTGAGGCCCCCAATCCCGCCGGCCCCGCGCCGATGATAATTAAATCGTAGGTTTCGTTTTCCATAATCTTATTTAAAAAAATTACAAAGTTGTTATCGGCCTTGATTGAGTAACATAAAAATTATCTTTTCCCAGCGCCCATTCAATGTCCTGTGGAAACCTGTAATGCTTTTCTATTATCCGGCAAATTACGGCTAATTTCAATGTCTGTTTGTCTGAAAGTTTTTGTTTGCCCTGCTTTAATAGTGGTACTCTTACTTCGATTGTACTCTTTTTTCCTTTAATAATCATTATTTTCTGTTCAGAGATATTTTTATCCAAAATCTTCATTTCCTTTTTATCCACAATGTAAGTGTCAGGAGTAATTTTCCCGCCGACAATCGCTTCTCCCAACCCGTAGCCTGCTTCAATTACCATTTGATTGCGATCTTTTGTAACTGGATGAACGGTAAAGCAAATACCGGATATTTCCGACTGCACCATTTTTTGGACAACCACGGCTACTGAAACCTTTTGTTTATCTAACTTTTTCTCGAAGCGGTAAAATATAGCACGGGGAGTAAAAAGCGATGACCAGCATTTCCTTAATGACTCTAGTAAATTATTTCTTGTTACATTTAAATAACTTTCTAATTCTCCCGCCCAAGAAGCAATGGAAGAATCCTCGGCGGTGGCGGAAGAACGGACCGCGACGAATCTCGCATTAAGCTTTTTAAATTCTTTTAAAATATCTTTTCCAATATCTTTTGGAAATTTCTCGTCATTTATCAAATCCCTAATTTCTTCGGACACTTCTTCAATTGAATTTATATCTTTTTTATTTACTTTTTTAAGCTTGGCCATCACTTCAACATTCAAATCAGTTTCAGTTAAAAATCTATCAAAAGCACTGGCCAAAACAACAAATCCTGGCGGCACAGGCATTTTAATACTCAACATTTCTCCAAGCGAAGCACCTTTCCCACCAGCGATTTTTATGTCGTTTTTCGACAAATGCTCAAAGGATTTTGTAAACATCTATTTTTGAGATTCAATTGACTTTTCAAAATTCTCTTTATCTTTTATTATTTCTTCCAGTAATTCTTTTTTTATTTCTATTTTTTCTTCTTTGCCTTCAGCATTTTTATAGGCCATGTAAATATTTTGCTCACTGTCCTTGCTTGAAATCTCTATCCTTGGTCCCTCCGTGAGTTCAAATCCTTCGCCCAATGCTTTAATAAATTCATTTCTTTCCTCCACACCCTCCGCTTTCTCTATTATTTTCGCAATAAATAATTCAACAATTCCCTGGTGCGTTCCCAAATACCTCTCTAGTTGGTTTCCAAATTTTTCGTATTTACCTGCCTTGGATGCTATCCGGTTGAAATTATTGCCAATTTTTGCGTATCGTCCGATTATTTCGGCGATGTTGCCCGCCGCTCTTGTGTAAGTAATTGTCTCATTACCCGGATACTTAAGAGCTTCTTTGTCACTTTTATTCACTAACCAATCAAGAAATTCTCCTTTGTCATCCGCTTCCCATAACAAGTCCCCTAATTCTCCTTCGTCGTTGTAGTCCAATCTTTTATCGCTAATAATTTTCTTCCCCACTTTTAGTTCCTCGGAAATGACTTTTTCAATATCTTCCAAACCGGCATCGGGATTTATATTTTCGTCCGCTAGCATTGTCCGATAAGCAGTTTCTTTGGCTCTATCGCGATGGCTCGACCACGCTAGTGATACATCAGCTTGTGGATTTAATTTCCTCCCTTTTTCATCTGATTGAGCTCTGCCCTTCTCTGTTAAACGCCTTCTTTCGTCGGGTTGGCTTTCTTTCCAGGATTCCGGTTCGCCATGCCTCATAAACTCCAAAATTATTTTTGTTTCAACTTTTTTCTCCACTTCTGGAGAGGTAACTTTTTCCGGATTATACATATTTTTTTCTAAAATAACTACATTTTAAAAGCTTTGTATTATTTCAAAATTTACCTTTATATCCGACTTTAATATTTCTATTTGGACTGTATCTATTATATAACCCAATAAACTTTTCCTCGTCCAAATAATATTTTCCTCCAACAAATTTATTCTTGAAACCTTTTGCCAAAATATAAAATTTTTCCAACTCGGCAAATAAAGAATCCTTTCTCAATATCGCCAGTTTTTTTGATTTTGAATCAATGAGGAGAAGAAATGTATTTATTTTTAAGGGCTTTTTTAATAAATGTAATCTTCTTTCTATGGCTTCGGGTGCAATCCTTTCGCAATATATTTGGCCGATTAAATAGAGAATCGCTCTTGCCTCATTTAAATCATTCCAGTTTGGTTTTTTGAGTATTGCTTGATATCTTTTCCAAAGCCGTTTTAAGTCCGCGTTTATTTTGCTAACATCCATCAAATAAGTATGTTTTAGTAATAATTGCATGGCATTATTTCAATATTCTTACCAAGCCCTTATACGCATCCACCTCCACTAAATCCCCATCTTTTAAAACCTGCGTCGCAATCTTCGTGCCGATTATGCAGGGTTTTTTAAGTTCTCGTGAAATAATCGCAGCGTGGCATAGCAGTCCTCCTTCATCAGTAACAATTGCCTTTGCCCTTTTTATTAAAGCCACGAAATCCGGAGTAGTCATTGAGGTAACCAACACCATTCCTTCTTTAAATTTTCTTCCTTCCTCCCACGGATCCAAAATTATTTTTACCCTGCCCTGTATCTTTCCCTGATAAGTCGGCATTCCTTTAATAATTTTAGGATTTTTTGCTATTGCATTTTCGTGAAAATCTTTTTTCTTTGTTCCAGTAAATACAACAATCTTATTTCCCTTTTGCTTTATAGTAAATCCTTTCTTTTTTCGCTCTTGGTAAATTTTTCTGGCATTAATTTTCCCCGTTAATCCTTCTAGAATTTCGCCCTTAGACAAAAATAAATGTCCGTCCGGCAAAATATTTAAGCGCCTATCAATTTCAGTATAAAATTTATTGCCATGCTCATAGTAAATATTCACTTTTTCCGATTC includes:
- a CDS encoding rod shape-determining protein yields the protein MLKKIKAILRKITGNIFGNLSKDIGIDLGTANTLVYVRGKGIVINEPSVVAINKRTGQILAIGREAKQMVGKTPGHIVATRPLVGGVVSDFEVTEQMLKYFIDKVHKESFSLLPRPRVLIGIPSGITEVEKKAVIDATTNAGAREAYLIDEPMAAAIGARLPVTEAAGNMVVDIGGGTSEIAVISLGGVVICRSLRVAGDEMNEDIVRYCRDEFNLLIGEKTAEDVKIAIGSAYPQREAMTFPVRGRDLVSGLPKEVIVNDEQIREALSRSIRIIVNSIKTVVEETPPELLADVMQRGIILAGGGSLVRGLDKLIANQTEMPVRMMEDPLTAVVRGTGIVLEDLENLRDILVENEQDKLLRF
- a CDS encoding CHAP domain-containing protein, producing the protein MLTCFKLETQKEEVMKRLALVLMLTCICLLHLSGNVFAFEYSGSMTKGGYTYTDYFIARSASAGTYIGVFYNSECYGTNHVTNVTHQFNPSCSTGGYVWYGTSCNVNMESCGYSNRFSVGYGYINSVFSDSGGGNYVLSTIYTDWSTSRDIYSSGGSHSLILANTVTPPAQLTIVVDPLEGGNVTGSGISCNVDENSTCQYSISQILQASLEANANEGYAFGHWLGIENPHAITPSESTTITAKFFKTFRNAAGSFRKAENETGGWCLNYVEYETDLPDGVCTYSAINCFAQANVKGYATGKEPRAGAIIAFAQTDTMPNGHVGIVTSINESAGTMSIHDSNLNEDGIVHDHTVNINNSDILGYIYYTP
- the mltG gene encoding endolytic transglycosylase MltG is translated as MFNKKIEKFIAVFIILSMIVGSFFYFRQQVYFSHGSYRETKIFTVKKGERNVLIASRLKEEGLITGKIYFYYYLRTHGLQNKILPGDYELSGGLTIPEIALILAEEQTKFIKVTFPEGWTSKQMAERLKANGLPGDDFLAIASNPQELAENYNFLSGDGIKNLEGYLFPDTYFFAKDATAKDIAVKLLGIFNTKITPPMKADALARGKSLNEIVIMASIIEGEVRSEEDRKIVSGIFWKRLENGKPLESCATLAYVLGTRKAQYSYADTQFDSPYNTYLHQGLPSGPISNPGLSSIEAALYPQESNYNYFLSDPETGETIFSATYEEHNENKRKYGL
- the pcm gene encoding protein-L-isoaspartate O-methyltransferase; the encoded protein is MSKLVNDLIKNGYLKTDLVIDAFSEINRIEFVPEDLENQSEVNIPLPIGYGQTISQPLTVAIMFELLDPRREQNILDVGSGSGWTTALLSYIVGPKGKVTALERISELCEFGKKNADKYGFIKKRITEFYCSDGSAGFPKNAPYDRILVSAATSEVPRLLKEQLKIGGKMVVPVHNDIWYLEKKGEDDFYKEEYPGFSFVPLIQETNI
- a CDS encoding secondary thiamine-phosphate synthase enzyme YjbQ, giving the protein MRIYKQKINVESRTQIEFLDITDKVQEVIDGSGIREGQALIYAPHTTMGIVVNYNEPMLLQDFMRILYKLVPIDDQYSHDLFELRRTKLSDGRSNGHSHCKSLLTGISETIPVEKGKLLITARQSIFAVDFDGARKRDIIVQVIGL
- a CDS encoding FAD-dependent oxidoreductase, producing MENETYDLIIIGAGPAGLGASIYASRYKLNHLVIGAEMGGQAVNAWQVENYPGYEKISGRDLTEKFRIQAENLGGKIIQGVVGGVKKNNGEFEVFTEDGKSHKSQSIILALGMKPRKLNIPGEDKFVGKGVSYCATCDAAFFRGKDVVVIGGGDAAATAALHVAEFASKVYVLYRDNYIFEPVWEEQIKKNPKIELVCCSNVAEIKGDQKVTAVSYEFQGAKKELPAQGVFIEIGSVPGVAIAKELGIETDEQGYIIVDRTQATNIENVFAAGDVTTGSNKFRQIITAVAEGAVAAGSTYKKLKLKR
- a CDS encoding phosphoglycerate mutase family protein → MYNPEKVTSPEVEKKVETKIILEFMRHGEPESWKESQPDERRRLTEKGRAQSDEKGRKLNPQADVSLAWSSHRDRAKETAYRTMLADENINPDAGLEDIEKVISEELKVGKKIISDKRLDYNDEGELGDLLWEADDKGEFLDWLVNKSDKEALKYPGNETITYTRAAGNIAEIIGRYAKIGNNFNRIASKAGKYEKFGNQLERYLGTHQGIVELFIAKIIEKAEGVEERNEFIKALGEGFELTEGPRIEISSKDSEQNIYMAYKNAEGKEEKIEIKKELLEEIIKDKENFEKSIESQK